In Silvanigrella paludirubra, the following are encoded in one genomic region:
- the lpxB gene encoding lipid-A-disaccharide synthase, protein MQSNLNGGICIIAGEASGDAQGALLVKALKEEYQNKNVNEKTFWGSSGPLMRKEGVEDIIKVEDLAVFGLVEIISHYPVISACYKKILNEIKVRKPEAVILIDYPGFNLKLLQDVYSLGNTVIYHIPPKAWSHGKKRTELLKNYCHLVTSILPFETQFFKDNGVNTFFAGNPLKDNVDEYLSKNKTIKVPFKIGILPGSRKNEIQKLLPILIESFVMLSEKESKITGAIPIAPTLDPNFVKDIAYKSASNLGYTKEWIDQKISFGVGNAYEVMSTSSYAWVCSGTATLETAFFNTPMCVIYKISPITAYIARKLIFIKYVSLVNLTENSEIIPEYLQEMAKPIYLVNHALKVFHDKDYETKMLINFQKVQNVFPKNAAKNAAQEIIKCIDKYNVPNLNKFKYHRENRTVK, encoded by the coding sequence ATGCAATCTAATTTAAATGGTGGAATCTGCATCATTGCTGGTGAAGCAAGTGGTGATGCCCAAGGAGCTCTTCTTGTTAAAGCTCTAAAAGAAGAATATCAAAATAAAAATGTGAATGAAAAAACATTTTGGGGTTCTTCTGGCCCACTAATGCGTAAAGAAGGCGTTGAAGACATTATCAAAGTAGAAGACTTAGCTGTCTTTGGTCTTGTAGAAATAATTTCACATTACCCTGTAATCTCAGCTTGCTATAAAAAAATATTAAATGAAATAAAAGTAAGAAAACCAGAGGCTGTTATCTTAATAGATTATCCTGGTTTTAATTTAAAATTATTACAAGATGTTTATTCTTTAGGTAACACGGTTATTTATCATATACCTCCCAAAGCTTGGTCACACGGTAAAAAAAGAACAGAATTATTAAAAAATTATTGTCACCTTGTAACAAGTATTTTACCTTTTGAAACACAATTTTTTAAAGATAATGGTGTAAACACATTTTTTGCCGGGAATCCTTTAAAAGATAATGTTGATGAATATTTATCTAAAAATAAAACAATAAAAGTTCCATTTAAAATTGGAATTTTACCAGGTAGCAGAAAAAATGAAATTCAAAAACTTTTACCAATTTTAATTGAATCTTTTGTTATGCTGTCTGAAAAAGAATCTAAAATAACAGGAGCAATTCCAATTGCTCCGACGTTGGATCCTAACTTTGTTAAAGACATTGCATACAAAAGTGCATCAAATCTTGGTTACACAAAAGAATGGATTGATCAAAAAATTTCTTTTGGCGTTGGAAATGCCTATGAAGTTATGTCAACTTCAAGCTATGCATGGGTCTGCTCAGGAACTGCAACTCTTGAAACTGCATTTTTTAACACCCCAATGTGTGTTATTTACAAAATATCTCCTATAACTGCATATATTGCTAGAAAATTAATTTTTATTAAATATGTTTCTTTAGTAAATTTAACTGAAAATTCGGAAATAATTCCAGAGTATTTACAAGAAATGGCAAAACCAATATATCTTGTAAATCATGCTTTAAAAGTTTTTCATGACAAAGATTATGAAACAAAAATGCTAATTAACTTTCAAAAAGTTCAAAATGTTTTTCCAAAAAATGCCGCTAAAAATGCTGCGCAAGAAATAATAAAATGTATTGATAAATATAATGTCCCAAACTTAAATAAATTTAAGTATCACAGAGAAAATCGGACAGTAAAATGA
- a CDS encoding NUDIX hydrolase codes for MPNNILKIFKKIEHINGLYEDVPDLSRRSAILIPVLCPRIDFENKILNILNWKLIFTIRSGHLKEHAGEVSFPGGRIDHGESPQQTALREANEEIALEPSKILSTIKLNDSFARSGYHIVPFCSLFIDDKNLRCNEDEVSFIVPLSIQELLNINSWSEERSIMQLKRRVWHFPMNIKNVGDIDIWGATGNILKDFLIRIETLL; via the coding sequence ATGCCAAATAATATACTTAAAATTTTTAAAAAAATTGAACATATTAATGGATTATATGAAGATGTTCCTGATTTATCAAGACGTTCAGCAATATTAATACCCGTTTTATGTCCAAGGATTGATTTTGAAAATAAAATTTTAAATATATTAAATTGGAAACTAATTTTTACGATCCGATCAGGGCATTTAAAAGAGCATGCAGGTGAGGTCTCTTTTCCAGGTGGCCGTATTGATCATGGTGAAAGTCCACAACAAACTGCATTAAGAGAGGCGAACGAAGAAATCGCCCTTGAACCTTCTAAAATTTTATCTACTATTAAATTAAATGATTCATTTGCGCGTTCAGGCTATCATATAGTTCCGTTTTGCTCTTTATTTATAGATGATAAAAATTTGAGATGTAATGAAGATGAAGTTAGTTTTATTGTTCCTCTTTCAATTCAAGAATTATTAAATATTAATAGCTGGAGTGAAGAGCGAAGTATTATGCAATTAAAGAGACGTGTTTGGCATTTTCCAATGAATATAAAAAATGTTGGCGACATAGATATTTGGGGAGCAACCGGAAATATTCTAAAAGACTTTTTAATTAGGATTGAAACATTATTATAG
- a CDS encoding ABC transporter transmembrane domain-containing protein yields MKKDHKGSFIKIVWNSGKKDILIGVPWLPLYSLSEITLALSATSLMKLLFFTTPRIPVSDLIPGNLKNYIQFNQTLDRKDIIFIIPLIIIAASFVKLISGFMSSYLTERAGHKVAHSLREEMLKGFLSSPGNKLDQKNPDFIANQLMQDTTLLQAAISKGTISAIRDTLVLIGIIITMLLISWQTFLIGCCIFIPLGITLKKVAQKLNYYTRESQKHQIGISTRLLSSHNGLLTINALRSHEREKIDFEETNIKNYFIMKKSLFVRTFFTPGMEFFATCMLAFVFAWRLNYVGDFEASTYSSMLILLAFSFKYIKNITGSITFFSEIRVVLQRVQSFLGDFSNSKLIKPSPLPSYAKEAIIANQVSYVTENGKEILTNCSITIPKGLKIAFVGESGAGKTTFLRALAGLIIPTQGNISINPDFLLTSQTPYIFRGTVKENIIYAERSLPEHIAEDKAKDLIIALMLAYSESGSKLILDKNLGFLGDGLSGGEKARIALARTLFASPKLILLDEPTANLDAQSAELFWKAIDNWKSKNSEHTVVAVSHAIHEVKDFDLCFIFENGKIINQGNPKEILSHA; encoded by the coding sequence ATGAAAAAGGACCACAAGGGATCATTTATAAAAATAGTTTGGAATTCTGGCAAAAAAGATATTCTCATAGGTGTGCCTTGGCTTCCATTATATTCTTTGTCTGAAATTACTTTAGCTTTATCTGCTACAAGTTTAATGAAGTTATTATTTTTTACAACACCTCGTATACCCGTATCAGATTTAATTCCAGGTAATTTAAAAAATTATATACAATTTAATCAAACTCTTGATAGAAAAGATATTATATTTATAATTCCATTAATTATTATTGCTGCTTCATTTGTTAAATTAATAAGTGGTTTTATGAGCAGCTATCTTACAGAAAGAGCTGGTCATAAAGTTGCTCATTCCTTAAGAGAAGAAATGTTAAAAGGATTTTTATCTTCTCCTGGTAACAAACTGGATCAAAAAAATCCTGATTTTATTGCAAATCAACTCATGCAAGATACAACTCTTTTGCAAGCGGCCATTAGTAAAGGAACCATTAGTGCTATTCGAGACACCTTAGTTTTGATTGGTATTATTATAACAATGCTTTTAATATCGTGGCAAACATTTTTAATTGGATGCTGTATTTTTATTCCATTGGGTATTACTCTAAAAAAAGTAGCTCAAAAATTAAATTATTACACACGAGAAAGCCAAAAACATCAAATTGGAATATCGACACGTTTGCTTTCAAGCCATAATGGTTTATTAACAATAAATGCTTTAAGAAGTCATGAAAGAGAAAAAATAGATTTTGAAGAAACAAATATTAAAAACTATTTTATAATGAAAAAAAGTTTATTTGTTCGAACTTTTTTTACTCCAGGAATGGAGTTTTTTGCAACATGCATGCTAGCATTTGTATTTGCATGGCGTCTTAATTATGTAGGTGATTTTGAGGCAAGTACATATTCATCTATGTTAATTTTACTTGCATTTTCATTTAAATATATCAAAAATATTACAGGTTCTATTACTTTTTTCAGCGAAATCCGTGTTGTTTTACAAAGAGTGCAATCTTTTTTAGGGGATTTCTCTAATTCAAAACTGATAAAACCTTCACCTCTTCCTAGTTACGCAAAAGAAGCTATTATTGCAAATCAAGTTAGTTACGTTACTGAAAATGGAAAAGAAATATTAACAAATTGCTCTATCACAATTCCAAAAGGATTAAAAATTGCTTTTGTTGGTGAAAGCGGTGCGGGAAAAACAACTTTTTTAAGAGCTCTAGCTGGATTAATCATTCCAACTCAAGGCAATATATCTATAAATCCAGATTTCTTATTAACTTCACAGACTCCTTATATTTTTAGAGGCACTGTTAAAGAAAATATTATTTATGCTGAACGATCTTTACCTGAACATATTGCAGAAGATAAAGCGAAAGATCTCATTATTGCTTTAATGCTAGCTTATTCAGAATCTGGATCAAAACTTATCCTAGATAAAAATTTAGGTTTTCTTGGTGATGGTCTTTCTGGAGGAGAAAAAGCGAGAATTGCACTTGCAAGAACTCTTTTTGCTTCACCAAAGTTAATTTTATTAGATGAACCAACAGCGAATTTAGATGCTCAATCTGCTGAGTTATTTTGGAAAGCAATTGATAATTGGAAGTCTAAAAACTCAGAACATACAGTTGTGGCCGTTTCACACGCTATACATGAAGTTAAAGATTTTGATCTTTGTTTTATTTTTGAAAATGGAAAAATAATAAATCAAGGTAATCCAAAGGAGATTTTATCGCATGCCTGA
- a CDS encoding NUDIX domain-containing protein — MFRQNVAALIKFKDKYVACFRSDHSTWQNVQGGIEDSDKSPLKAIIRETKEELGLEENDFKIIYQSKYWRRYFFPKEILKKERFKGNIGQEQLWFLIELKNFNSINLEKSVGEFQKVDLFDIERFLETYSKWKKPGFYDFCRELGVIKY; from the coding sequence ATGTTTAGACAAAATGTAGCCGCTCTTATAAAATTTAAAGATAAATATGTTGCATGCTTTCGCTCTGATCATAGCACTTGGCAAAATGTTCAAGGTGGAATTGAAGATTCAGATAAATCTCCATTAAAAGCTATAATTAGAGAAACCAAAGAAGAGCTAGGACTAGAAGAAAATGATTTTAAAATAATTTATCAATCAAAATACTGGCGTCGTTATTTTTTTCCCAAAGAAATATTAAAAAAGGAAAGATTTAAAGGGAATATAGGACAAGAACAACTATGGTTTTTAATTGAATTAAAAAATTTCAACTCAATTAATTTAGAGAAATCAGTAGGTGAGTTTCAAAAAGTTGATCTTTTTGATATAGAAAGATTTTTAGAAACATATTCAAAATGGAAAAAACCTGGATTTTATGATTTTTGCAGAGAACTTGGAGTGATTAAATATTGA
- the nadC gene encoding carboxylating nicotinate-nucleotide diphosphorylase — translation MDHTKVKPRCPFLMPKNELTQNDFIHFCTSKLGVTPNRILKDILQWLEEDHGSGDPTLFAAMDKNQTAEFYIVAKQDFILSGLHMMQETFYQASGGTIKLYSDCNDGDFIKKGSVVLGGTGSASCILLAERVALNLCSKISGITSKTKTILQEIRKYSSNISLLETRKTTPGLRIYEKYATRIAGARNHRHGLDTGAMLKENHLRAIGSIEESLDNLSKNIPILTKIEIEVTNLTEFRAALKKGADVIMLDNFSEKDVLLAIKEKNKLNQNIKIELSGNLDEKNIEEISKLGVDFLSMGALIHKAIWVDMSLQLYLPH, via the coding sequence ATGGATCACACGAAAGTAAAGCCTCGCTGTCCTTTTTTGATGCCAAAAAACGAGCTAACTCAAAACGATTTCATACATTTTTGCACATCAAAGCTTGGAGTTACACCAAACCGCATCCTAAAAGATATTCTACAATGGCTTGAAGAAGATCATGGTTCTGGAGACCCTACTTTATTTGCCGCTATGGACAAAAACCAAACTGCAGAGTTTTATATTGTAGCAAAACAAGATTTTATTCTTTCTGGTTTACACATGATGCAAGAAACATTTTATCAAGCATCAGGAGGAACGATTAAACTCTATTCAGACTGCAATGATGGTGATTTCATTAAAAAAGGCTCCGTTGTTCTTGGTGGCACTGGCAGTGCAAGTTGCATTTTACTAGCAGAACGTGTTGCTTTAAATTTATGCTCAAAAATAAGCGGTATTACTTCTAAAACAAAAACAATTCTGCAAGAAATTCGTAAATATTCAAGTAATATATCTCTATTAGAGACAAGAAAAACAACTCCTGGTTTAAGAATTTATGAGAAATATGCCACTCGAATTGCTGGAGCTCGAAATCATAGACATGGCCTTGATACGGGAGCTATGTTGAAAGAAAATCATTTAAGAGCAATTGGTTCAATTGAAGAATCTCTCGATAATTTATCAAAAAATATACCAATATTAACTAAAATTGAAATTGAAGTTACAAATTTAACTGAATTTAGAGCTGCTTTGAAAAAAGGAGCTGATGTTATCATGCTTGATAATTTTTCTGAAAAAGATGTCCTACTTGCAATTAAAGAAAAAAATAAACTTAATCAAAATATTAAAATTGAACTTAGTGGAAATTTAGATGAAAAAAATATTGAAGAAATATCAAAACTAGGTGTCGATTTTCTCAGCATGGGAGCTTTAATTCATAAAGCTATTTGGGTTGATATGAGTTTACAACTCTATTTACCTCATTAA
- the mltG gene encoding endolytic transglycosylase MltG: protein MLKKLFLLSFFLFVGFVGYIFYWFKSPNPLNLETVDYHLQEGSTFMRVAYDLEKLNVLRYPKIFIDYAKIMHLTGNLKIGTYRFNKDVSPEEILNKLVKGDIVTIKVTIPEGLNIYQISEKLAQDFPKTKKENWLEIINSKEFIPFLGLKINAVNLEGFIFPETYVFDPNLSPRSVIKSILSEFKKNVTSEMLQKAKELGLTPLEYITLSSIVEKETAVSSERERVAGVYWNRLKIKMKLQADPTVIYGIWNKYKGTITKRDLLTPTPYNTYTNYGLPPGPIASPGIASLKATLNPISKDLYFVAKGDGTHIFSQNLKDHNIAVRKYVIFLKANRQKE from the coding sequence ATGCTAAAAAAATTATTTTTATTATCTTTCTTTCTATTTGTTGGTTTTGTTGGATATATTTTTTATTGGTTTAAAAGTCCGAACCCTTTAAATTTAGAAACTGTAGATTATCATTTACAGGAAGGCTCTACATTTATGAGGGTTGCGTATGATTTAGAAAAATTAAATGTTTTAAGATATCCAAAGATTTTTATTGATTATGCAAAAATAATGCACTTAACCGGAAATTTAAAAATTGGAACATATCGATTTAATAAGGATGTATCTCCAGAAGAAATCCTAAATAAACTTGTAAAAGGGGATATTGTTACAATAAAAGTAACAATTCCAGAAGGGCTAAATATTTATCAAATTTCTGAAAAATTAGCTCAAGATTTTCCTAAAACAAAAAAAGAAAATTGGCTGGAAATAATAAATTCAAAAGAATTTATCCCTTTTTTAGGACTTAAAATAAATGCAGTAAATTTGGAAGGTTTTATATTTCCTGAAACATACGTATTTGATCCCAATTTATCTCCAAGATCTGTAATAAAATCCATTCTTTCTGAATTTAAAAAGAATGTAACATCAGAAATGCTTCAGAAAGCAAAAGAACTAGGTCTAACCCCTTTAGAATATATAACTTTGTCCTCTATTGTCGAAAAAGAAACTGCTGTTTCTTCTGAAAGAGAAAGAGTGGCAGGAGTTTACTGGAATAGACTTAAAATTAAAATGAAGCTGCAGGCTGATCCAACCGTAATTTATGGAATATGGAACAAATATAAAGGAACTATTACAAAAAGAGATTTGCTAACACCTACACCTTATAATACATATACAAATTATGGGTTACCGCCAGGGCCCATTGCGAGCCCTGGGATTGCAAGCTTGAAAGCCACATTAAATCCAATATCAAAAGATCTTTATTTTGTAGCCAAAGGTGATGGGACTCATATTTTTAGTCAAAATCTAAAAGATCATAATATTGCTGTAAGGAAATATGTCATTTTTTTAAAAGCAAATAGACAAAAGGAATAA
- a CDS encoding substrate-binding periplasmic protein: MKLCLFILSILLSNLAFCSSNDELKIVTENTPPYIYLNTSGNPDGLLAERVNKILSVLKLKNKIQILPWETAYNNALNYKNTMIFPLAKNKERDKLFKYCGVIINVRTYFYKLKSRNDIIINSLNDAKKFRIGVVKEDIKYKFLAEKGFINFEIAASTDLNILKFIGKREDLIVGSELSLQEQLKKINISYDIVEKVFELKELDGRRYLAFNKNTSDEVVNKFKKATKLVYDYDKEL; the protein is encoded by the coding sequence ATGAAATTATGCTTATTTATTTTAAGCATATTATTATCAAATCTGGCATTTTGTTCGTCAAATGATGAATTAAAAATAGTTACAGAAAACACACCTCCTTATATTTATTTAAATACATCAGGAAATCCAGACGGATTACTTGCTGAAAGAGTAAACAAAATTTTATCTGTACTAAAACTAAAAAATAAAATTCAAATCCTACCTTGGGAAACTGCTTATAATAATGCATTAAATTATAAAAATACAATGATATTTCCACTAGCTAAAAACAAAGAAAGAGATAAGCTGTTTAAATATTGTGGAGTTATTATTAATGTAAGAACATATTTTTATAAATTAAAATCAAGAAATGATATTATAATTAATTCATTAAATGATGCAAAAAAATTCAGAATTGGTGTTGTAAAAGAAGATATTAAATATAAATTTTTAGCTGAAAAAGGTTTTATTAACTTTGAGATTGCAGCATCAACTGATCTAAATATTTTAAAATTTATTGGAAAAAGAGAAGACTTAATTGTAGGAAGTGAATTAAGTCTTCAAGAGCAGTTAAAAAAAATTAATATATCTTATGATATTGTTGAAAAAGTTTTTGAATTAAAAGAGCTTGATGGTAGAAGGTATCTTGCTTTTAACAAAAATACTTCGGATGAAGTTGTAAATAAATTTAAAAAGGCGACTAAATTAGTTTATGACTATGATAAGGAATTATAA
- a CDS encoding small ribosomal subunit Rsm22 family protein, producing MRNFYEVEGKYFLNLSKYMDEWENYLGIYSKDGQEKKGAAQSLASHVQRLWSHFNQDRDKLDKHYMESAIGLQSYVSSFLLPNIERVFSTLVKDENIFAIESLFSIEKEEIIIADFGCGPLSGSVGIISLLEYIFSKNPNLVAPKKLFIYAIDRSEKIVEFGSKFIKNSTFPDTQIVIERLTSAEKITKQAHIVLCINIFNEIPEKHRLKTLNTLYSKTEEGGVVLIMEPGQELHSKALGGLRDEFIETAENCEIISPCAHKKSCPLSFKSTRKDWCWFRHAWNPPKTLSLIDKFSKVDHYELNFSYLFLQKNKVRSAEKYFARCVSDEFSIDVKGNKAQLNYFANNLVSGENAEFLEMSEHENGLNKILLCTSNGDLESAFVIADPSQKEYRRGRRIKESSELYMRAKERN from the coding sequence ATGAGGAATTTTTACGAAGTTGAAGGTAAATATTTTTTAAATTTATCTAAATATATGGATGAATGGGAAAATTATTTGGGCATATACTCAAAAGATGGTCAAGAAAAAAAAGGAGCTGCCCAAAGCCTTGCTTCGCATGTTCAAAGACTATGGAGTCATTTTAATCAGGATAGAGACAAACTTGATAAGCATTATATGGAGTCCGCAATAGGTCTTCAATCCTATGTTTCTTCATTTTTATTACCAAATATTGAAAGAGTTTTTTCGACTTTAGTAAAAGATGAAAATATTTTTGCGATTGAAAGTTTATTTTCTATTGAAAAAGAAGAAATAATTATAGCAGATTTTGGTTGTGGACCATTAAGTGGATCGGTTGGAATTATCTCATTATTAGAATATATATTTTCTAAAAATCCAAATTTAGTAGCTCCAAAAAAACTATTTATTTATGCAATTGATCGCTCTGAAAAAATTGTAGAGTTTGGTTCTAAATTTATTAAAAACTCTACTTTTCCAGATACGCAAATTGTTATAGAAAGATTGACTTCAGCTGAAAAAATAACAAAACAAGCTCATATTGTTCTTTGTATTAATATTTTTAATGAAATCCCAGAAAAACATCGCCTGAAAACATTAAATACCCTTTATTCAAAAACAGAAGAGGGTGGTGTTGTTTTAATTATGGAACCTGGCCAAGAACTTCATTCCAAAGCACTTGGTGGACTAAGAGATGAATTTATTGAAACGGCAGAAAATTGCGAAATTATTTCCCCATGTGCGCATAAAAAATCATGTCCTTTATCTTTTAAATCAACAAGGAAAGATTGGTGTTGGTTTAGACATGCTTGGAATCCACCTAAAACTCTTTCATTAATTGATAAATTTTCAAAAGTAGATCACTATGAATTAAATTTTTCTTATTTATTTTTACAAAAAAATAAAGTGCGTTCTGCAGAGAAATATTTTGCCAGATGTGTTAGTGATGAATTTAGTATTGATGTTAAAGGAAATAAAGCGCAACTAAATTATTTTGCAAATAATTTAGTTTCTGGTGAGAATGCCGAATTTTTAGAAATGTCTGAACATGAAAATGGTTTAAATAAAATTTTATTATGTACAAGTAATGGGGATTTAGAATCTGCATTTGTTATTGCAGATCCCAGTCAGAAAGAGTATCGTCGTGGTAGAAGAATTAAAGAAAGTTCTGAATTATACATGAGAGCTAAAGAACGTAATTAA
- a CDS encoding tetraacyldisaccharide 4'-kinase gives MPESIGQKIRNQLDLPLYKKNIIFWIISPLLIILSIIIHFFSKKRREISYPNKNILNIKENLNNDYFHIICVGNIIIGGTGKSPVVQKMAQTFLSQGYIVAIASRGIGQNIKNIYVNNLSDINDINHLSDENREHFEILKKHSKKESIFYVLQNKRRLLSLEFLINEIKTKNTLHNLKCVVILDDGLQHFECPRDINICLWSTDILQNSPYFCMPIGPFREGYGKKSFQNLLLSFNYRFWSRTSIINIEIYKQKIKECLNKFSLELSDKDIIITYLNSYFMLEIKNNSIHIGKEVSIPELNLIFESQKSIGFIAGIANPNKLFLDLKNTFKVNKLNSIFLDDHGKLTKKAIELINTSDSIIFTLKDFFRWCQQPVFLNMIKNKNIILCSIEVSFRGLDNEEIDIIKKITSD, from the coding sequence ATGCCTGAATCAATAGGGCAAAAAATCCGAAATCAATTAGACTTACCATTATATAAAAAAAACATTATTTTTTGGATAATTTCCCCATTATTAATTATATTATCAATTATAATTCATTTTTTTTCAAAAAAAAGAAGAGAAATTTCATACCCTAATAAAAATATTCTCAATATTAAAGAGAATTTAAATAATGATTATTTTCATATTATTTGTGTAGGCAATATAATAATTGGGGGAACTGGAAAATCGCCCGTAGTCCAAAAAATGGCACAAACTTTTTTATCTCAAGGATATATAGTTGCAATAGCTTCACGCGGAATTGGACAAAATATAAAAAATATTTATGTTAATAATTTATCTGATATTAATGACATTAATCATCTTTCCGATGAAAATAGAGAACATTTTGAAATTCTAAAGAAACATTCAAAAAAAGAAAGTATTTTTTATGTTTTACAAAACAAAAGAAGATTATTATCTCTTGAATTCCTAATAAATGAAATAAAAACGAAAAACACACTACATAATTTAAAATGCGTAGTAATTCTAGATGATGGTCTTCAACATTTTGAATGCCCTAGAGATATAAATATATGCTTGTGGTCAACGGATATACTTCAAAATAGTCCTTATTTTTGTATGCCTATTGGCCCTTTTCGCGAAGGTTATGGAAAAAAATCATTCCAAAATTTATTATTAAGTTTTAATTATAGATTTTGGTCAAGAACAAGCATTATAAATATTGAAATTTACAAACAAAAAATAAAAGAGTGCTTAAATAAATTTAGTCTTGAATTAAGCGATAAAGATATTATTATAACATATTTAAACTCTTATTTTATGTTAGAAATAAAAAATAATTCAATTCATATTGGCAAAGAAGTTTCTATTCCTGAATTAAATCTAATTTTTGAATCACAAAAATCAATAGGATTTATTGCAGGAATCGCAAATCCAAATAAACTATTTCTTGATTTAAAAAATACTTTTAAAGTAAATAAATTAAACTCAATTTTTTTAGACGATCATGGAAAATTAACAAAAAAAGCAATAGAATTAATAAACACTTCAGACTCAATTATTTTCACATTAAAAGATTTTTTTAGATGGTGTCAACAACCTGTATTTTTAAATATGATAAAAAATAAAAATATAATATTATGCTCAATTGAAGTTTCATTTAGAGGATTAGATAACGAAGAAATTGATATAATAAAAAAAATAACTTCTGATTAA